A region from the Flavobacteriales bacterium genome encodes:
- a CDS encoding bifunctional folylpolyglutamate synthase/dihydrofolate synthase, which produces MPSSYQETLDFLYTQLPQYQNVGGKAYKPSLDNISQLCERINNPQKKLKAVHLAGTNGKGSTSSLLASILTESGYKVGLFTSPHLIDFRERIAIDGKAIPESDVIDFVEQYRSVVKDIEPSFFEWTTALAFYYFANKEVDIAIIETGLGGRLDSSNIIQPLVSVITTIGMDHTQYLGNTLRAIAFEKGGIIKDKTPCVVGYGIKGEALDEIQRIAQEKKAPLVIPELPKVIYNSGLLGEVQQYNIATVIEVIKLLQPIFQELTSKTVVQGLENVTKNTLLRGRWEVLSIKPKIVADIAHNVQAVKAITNQLEKEKYSNLHIVWGMVEDKDIEKVVELLPNDAIYYLCEPNIRRAKELYDLATFFKGKNVVLCGSCEGAYQQARKMAQVDDLLLVSGSNFVVSEVIAFLEQ; this is translated from the coding sequence ATGCCCTCCTCTTATCAAGAAACACTCGATTTTCTTTATACGCAATTGCCACAATACCAAAATGTTGGGGGAAAAGCATATAAGCCATCCCTAGATAATATTAGCCAACTCTGTGAACGAATTAACAACCCCCAAAAAAAATTGAAAGCCGTTCACTTGGCTGGAACGAATGGGAAAGGTTCAACAAGCAGTTTATTGGCGTCAATCTTAACAGAAAGTGGTTATAAGGTAGGTTTGTTTACCTCTCCACATTTAATCGATTTTCGTGAACGAATTGCTATTGATGGTAAAGCCATTCCTGAAAGTGATGTGATTGATTTTGTTGAGCAATACAGATCAGTTGTAAAAGATATTGAACCTTCATTTTTTGAATGGACAACAGCATTAGCCTTTTATTATTTCGCCAACAAAGAGGTCGATATTGCAATTATAGAAACAGGGTTAGGAGGGCGGTTAGACTCATCTAATATCATTCAGCCATTGGTTAGTGTGATTACAACGATTGGGATGGATCACACCCAATATCTAGGAAATACGTTAAGAGCTATTGCTTTTGAAAAAGGAGGGATTATTAAAGATAAAACTCCTTGTGTTGTTGGATATGGTATAAAAGGTGAAGCTTTAGATGAAATTCAAAGGATAGCTCAAGAGAAAAAGGCTCCATTAGTTATACCTGAGTTGCCAAAAGTTATTTATAACAGTGGGCTGTTGGGAGAAGTTCAGCAATATAATATTGCAACAGTAATAGAAGTGATAAAGTTGTTGCAACCTATTTTTCAAGAGCTCACGAGTAAAACGGTTGTTCAGGGGCTCGAAAATGTAACTAAAAATACTTTGCTGAGAGGGCGATGGGAAGTGTTATCTATAAAACCAAAGATTGTTGCTGATATTGCACATAATGTACAAGCTGTAAAAGCCATAACCAATCAGTTAGAAAAAGAAAAATACAGCAATTTACATATTGTTTGGGGAATGGTAGAAGATAAAGATATTGAAAAGGTTGTCGAATTATTGCCCAATGATGCTATTTATTACCTGTGTGAACCCAATATCAGAAGGGCAAAGGAACTATACGATTTGGCTACTTTTTTTAAGGGAAAGAATGTGGTTTTATGTGGAAGCTGTGAAGGAGCATATCAACAAGCAAGAAAAATGGCGCAAGTAGATGATCTATTATTAGTTAGTGGTAGTAATTTTGTCGTGTCTGAAGTTATTGCGTTTTTAGAGCAATGA
- a CDS encoding energy transducer TonB has translation MQPISKENKRRGIIIALIVHLFVFLFLFFTSFDHPKEEEEERIVAVMDFSGGGGSAGGAEATEQEDEPTEETEETESSDSSEEVATQETESPAESSSSPASKNDNNSSAQEESPKKPKHGNLGSLFGKGNGSGDDQGNGDGGTGGGRGGGNGPSVGSGEGIGDGKDRVLKYKPDFVNPTQETGKVAVQITINRDGKVIKAVALASSRLTTTANITLHRSAEKHAKQLKFNAMPNGPKYDKMVTTINFKLN, from the coding sequence ATGCAACCAATCAGTAAAGAAAATAAAAGAAGAGGAATCATTATCGCTTTGATAGTGCATCTTTTTGTGTTTTTATTTTTATTCTTTACAAGCTTTGATCACCCTAAAGAGGAGGAAGAAGAGCGAATTGTAGCAGTAATGGATTTTAGTGGAGGCGGTGGTTCAGCTGGAGGAGCAGAAGCAACAGAACAAGAAGATGAACCTACTGAGGAAACGGAAGAAACCGAAAGTTCTGATAGTAGTGAGGAAGTCGCAACACAAGAAACAGAATCGCCAGCCGAAAGTTCTAGTAGTCCTGCATCTAAGAATGATAACAATAGTAGTGCACAAGAAGAATCACCTAAAAAACCCAAGCATGGAAATTTAGGAAGCCTTTTTGGTAAAGGGAATGGTTCTGGAGATGATCAAGGAAATGGTGATGGTGGAACTGGCGGTGGCCGAGGTGGTGGAAATGGGCCTAGTGTTGGTTCTGGAGAAGGGATAGGAGATGGAAAAGATCGTGTATTGAAATACAAACCAGATTTCGTAAATCCAACTCAAGAGACTGGAAAGGTAGCGGTTCAAATTACAATTAATAGGGATGGAAAGGTCATAAAAGCTGTAGCTTTAGCAAGTTCAAGATTAACTACAACAGCAAACATAACATTACATCGCTCTGCCGAAAAGCATGCTAAACAATTAAAGTTTAATGCAATGCCTAATGGACCTAAGTATGATAAAATGGTAACAACGATTAATTTTAAATTAAATTAA
- a CDS encoding biopolymer transporter ExbD: MNLRSTNKVKVEGGMSSMTDLVFLLLIFFIVLSTKVTSGHDIDLPSSKSSNTKEKSNIKVYVTNENEYFIGAKSKQAVPQEELETAIMAELKNDSVIELMGDKLSSWEHSVKVIDIAKRNRLAVVIKTKAN, translated from the coding sequence ATGAATCTTAGGTCAACAAATAAAGTAAAGGTAGAAGGTGGGATGTCATCAATGACAGACCTTGTATTTCTACTCCTTATATTTTTTATTGTGCTTTCTACTAAAGTGACATCAGGTCATGATATCGATTTGCCTTCAAGTAAAAGTTCTAACACGAAAGAAAAGTCGAATATAAAAGTATACGTGACCAATGAAAATGAATATTTTATTGGTGCCAAGTCTAAACAAGCTGTTCCACAAGAAGAACTAGAAACAGCGATTATGGCTGAATTAAAAAACGATAGTGTTATAGAATTAATGGGGGATAAGCTTTCTAGTTGGGAACACTCTGTAAAAGTAATTGATATAGCCAAGCGAAATAGATTAGCAGTAGTGATCAAAACAAAAGCCAATTAA
- the nhaD gene encoding sodium:proton antiporter NhaD: MESIIVVVFILGYLGITLEHSLKIDKLIPALLMMALAWALVAMGLDGFTSWFDSANSTLVEGFANLPVHAEGGGHGGHGEMTKSLWLEHTLLHHFGKTCEILIFLIGAMTIVEIIDHFNGFSTIKSFIKTKNKKTLLWIVAILGFILSAIIDNLTATIVLITILRKLITDSQLRVWYAGMIIIAANAGGAWSPIGDVTTTMLWMNGKVSAAKLVEYLIIPSLLCMAIPTLIGTFMPAFKGELPEVPEEGELNAKGPFMLYLGLFLIVLVPVFKTVTHLPPYVGMMLSLGVFSMVAEIISNRQFSLTNHTAVDSEGHHGSSPTFRALSKIEMPSILFFLGILMTVAALESLGLIFNFGQEVQQSMDTNLFVTLLGAGSAVVDNVPLVAASMGMFNLEPDAQVWHYIAYAAGTGGSMLIIGSAAGVVAMGMEKISFFWYLKNIAWLALIGYVAGAAYFLLVM, encoded by the coding sequence ATGGAAAGTATAATAGTTGTAGTATTTATCTTAGGATACTTAGGAATTACCCTAGAACACTCTTTAAAAATTGATAAGTTAATTCCAGCCTTACTAATGATGGCTTTAGCTTGGGCATTAGTCGCAATGGGCTTAGATGGATTTACCAGTTGGTTTGATTCAGCAAACAGTACTTTGGTAGAAGGTTTTGCTAATTTACCAGTTCATGCAGAAGGTGGAGGACATGGAGGTCATGGGGAAATGACCAAAAGCTTATGGTTAGAACATACCTTATTGCATCACTTCGGAAAAACCTGTGAAATTTTAATTTTCTTGATTGGAGCAATGACTATTGTCGAGATTATTGATCACTTCAATGGTTTTTCAACCATCAAGAGTTTTATTAAAACTAAAAATAAAAAAACACTGCTTTGGATTGTAGCAATATTAGGGTTTATCTTGTCTGCAATTATCGATAACCTTACAGCAACAATTGTATTAATTACAATTTTAAGAAAATTAATTACTGATAGCCAATTGAGAGTGTGGTATGCAGGTATGATTATCATCGCAGCTAATGCAGGTGGAGCATGGTCTCCAATTGGAGATGTTACCACAACAATGCTTTGGATGAATGGTAAAGTAAGTGCTGCTAAATTGGTAGAGTACCTAATCATACCATCTTTATTGTGTATGGCTATACCAACATTGATCGGTACATTTATGCCAGCTTTCAAAGGTGAATTGCCTGAAGTTCCAGAAGAGGGAGAGTTGAATGCAAAAGGTCCATTTATGCTATATTTAGGATTGTTTTTAATTGTATTAGTTCCAGTTTTTAAAACTGTTACACACTTACCTCCTTATGTAGGAATGATGCTGTCTTTAGGGGTTTTCTCAATGGTTGCTGAAATTATTAGTAACAGACAATTCAGTTTAACGAACCACACAGCGGTAGATAGCGAGGGGCACCATGGAAGCAGCCCAACTTTTAGAGCACTTTCTAAAATTGAGATGCCGTCTATTTTATTCTTCTTAGGAATCTTGATGACAGTGGCAGCTTTAGAATCTTTAGGGTTAATCTTTAACTTTGGACAAGAAGTTCAACAATCTATGGATACTAACTTATTTGTTACCTTATTAGGAGCTGGTTCTGCAGTTGTAGATAATGTACCTTTAGTTGCTGCAAGTATGGGAATGTTCAACTTAGAGCCTGATGCTCAAGTATGGCACTATATTGCTTATGCTGCTGGAACAGGAGGAAGTATGTTAATCATTGGTTCAGCTGCCGGTGTAGTCGCAATGGGAATGGAAAAAATATCTTTCTTTTGGTATTTAAAAAACATTGCGTGGCTAGCTTTAATTGGATATGTGGCTGGAGCAGCATATTTCTTGTTGGTAATGTAA
- a CDS encoding MotA/TolQ/ExbB proton channel family protein, protein MNLFSLLKIQIDETGAAEALADTVNQLAEEEATQTLWQLIWGYNHETDSYSITSIVVMATLFVLSITSIYIFIERFLSIRRSLQEERDFMAKIKDYVKDGKLDAAQQLCISTDNPIARMVEKGLMRIGKPLKDISASIENVAKMEIYRLEARLSILATISAVAPMVGFLGTVLGMMSTFRVISQSPDFDIASISGGIMEAMVTTVGGLVVGIIAYVAYNYLISKVEKVIQKMEGGSMEFMDILEAPGH, encoded by the coding sequence ATGAATCTTTTTTCATTATTAAAAATACAAATAGACGAAACTGGTGCAGCTGAAGCATTGGCAGATACAGTGAATCAATTAGCTGAGGAAGAGGCAACCCAAACGCTATGGCAGCTAATTTGGGGGTATAATCATGAGACAGATAGCTACAGTATCACAAGTATTGTGGTTATGGCAACATTGTTTGTTCTTTCTATTACGTCTATTTACATTTTTATCGAACGTTTTTTGTCGATAAGAAGAAGTTTACAAGAGGAAAGAGATTTTATGGCTAAGATTAAGGATTATGTAAAAGATGGAAAGTTAGATGCTGCACAACAGCTGTGTATCTCTACTGATAATCCAATTGCTAGAATGGTTGAAAAAGGCTTAATGCGTATAGGAAAACCATTAAAAGATATTAGTGCATCTATAGAAAATGTTGCTAAAATGGAAATTTACAGATTAGAAGCTCGTTTATCGATTCTTGCAACGATCTCTGCAGTAGCTCCTATGGTAGGTTTTTTAGGAACAGTATTAGGGATGATGAGTACATTTAGAGTAATCTCTCAAAGTCCAGATTTTGATATAGCAAGTATTTCTGGAGGAATTATGGAAGCTATGGTGACTACAGTAGGAGGATTAGTTGTGGGAATTATCGCTTATGTTGCCTATAATTATTTGATTAGTAAAGTAGAAAAGGTCATCCAAAAAATGGAAGGAGGATCAATGGAGTTTATGGATATTCTAGAGGCACCAGGACATTAA
- a CDS encoding beta-lactamase family protein encodes MNLTEKHLQSILDKLTDNKKVFGSSFAIKTPQYSWEGHAGNFSANQQYFIASTTKLFTTAIILNLKSQGKLDLNDKIQNYVKGDILNGLHTFKGADYSKNITIQELLAHTSGLPDYFQNKDQNGQSLEKELTNGSDQYWSFEQAIEKSKAMTPLFAPSTPKKAHYSDTNFQLLGHIIENITQKTYRECCNEYIIAPLALAHTYLYLDYEDQKPKTLYYKNKALAISKAMTSFGPDGGIVSTSSDMLIFIEAFFEGKLFPQTYINELQKWNRIFFPMRSGIGIHLFKLPWIFNPFGTLPYFIGHSGLSGALAFYSPQKQVYITGTVNQIAHPDLSFKTMIKLTQTLVKQKII; translated from the coding sequence ATGAATTTAACCGAAAAGCATTTACAAAGTATATTAGACAAACTCACTGACAATAAGAAAGTATTTGGATCTTCTTTTGCGATAAAGACTCCCCAATACTCTTGGGAAGGACATGCGGGAAACTTTAGTGCAAACCAACAATATTTTATTGCTAGTACAACCAAACTATTTACTACTGCTATCATTTTAAATTTAAAATCGCAGGGGAAACTTGATTTGAATGATAAAATTCAAAACTATGTTAAAGGTGATATTTTAAATGGGTTACATACTTTTAAAGGAGCTGATTATTCTAAAAACATCACAATACAGGAACTTCTTGCTCACACCTCTGGGCTACCCGATTATTTTCAAAACAAAGATCAAAATGGACAAAGCTTGGAAAAAGAGCTAACAAATGGAAGTGACCAGTATTGGAGTTTTGAGCAAGCTATAGAGAAGTCAAAAGCAATGACTCCTTTATTTGCTCCTAGTACACCTAAAAAAGCACATTATTCTGACACTAATTTTCAACTGTTAGGGCATATCATAGAAAACATTACACAAAAAACGTATCGTGAGTGTTGTAATGAATATATTATTGCACCATTAGCCTTAGCTCATACCTACTTATACCTAGATTATGAGGATCAAAAGCCAAAGACCCTTTATTACAAAAATAAAGCGTTAGCTATTTCAAAAGCAATGACTTCTTTTGGGCCTGATGGTGGAATTGTTTCAACATCATCAGACATGCTTATTTTTATTGAAGCTTTTTTTGAGGGAAAACTTTTCCCTCAAACCTACATTAATGAATTACAAAAATGGAATAGAATATTTTTTCCTATGCGATCTGGTATTGGAATACATCTTTTCAAATTACCTTGGATTTTTAATCCATTTGGAACATTGCCATACTTTATTGGACACTCAGGATTATCCGGCGCTTTAGCTTTTTACAGTCCTCAAAAACAAGTCTATATTACTGGAACTGTTAATCAAATTGCTCACCCAGACCTTTCATTTAAGACAATGATAAAGCTTACACAAACTCTTGTGAAACAAAAAATAATTTAA
- a CDS encoding amino acid dehydrogenase, translated as MKELLEKFENKQPEIVFEWKDAETEAVGWVVINSLRGGAAGGGTRMRKGLDKREVESLAKTMEVKFTVSGPGIGGAKSGINFDPNDPRKEGVLRRWYRAVTPLLKFYYGTGGDLNVDEIHEVIPITEDCGVWHPQEGVFNGHFQPTEAQKINRIGQLRQGVLKVIEDENYSPSVARKYVVADMITGYGVAESVKHYYNIYGGNLKGKRVLVQGWGNVGSAGAYYLAQEGAQIVGIIDRVGGLIKEDGFSFEEIRDLFLNKDGNKLVADNMLSFEDVNEKIWDINAEIFLPCAASRLITRDQVDRMIASGMEVIAAGANVPFADPEIFFGAIADYTDNQISVIPDFISNCGMARVFAYLMGNDLKTLTDEGIFVDTSLTIKNALEHAFEKKNSKTGIAKTAFEIALNELI; from the coding sequence ATGAAAGAATTATTAGAAAAGTTTGAAAACAAACAGCCTGAAATTGTTTTTGAATGGAAAGATGCTGAAACTGAAGCCGTAGGATGGGTTGTGATTAACTCTTTAAGAGGAGGCGCAGCTGGAGGAGGAACCAGAATGAGAAAAGGTTTAGATAAAAGAGAAGTAGAGTCTTTAGCAAAAACCATGGAAGTTAAATTTACAGTTTCTGGCCCTGGAATAGGAGGTGCTAAATCTGGAATAAACTTCGACCCTAATGATCCAAGAAAAGAGGGGGTACTAAGAAGATGGTATAGGGCGGTAACTCCTTTATTGAAATTTTATTATGGTACAGGAGGAGATTTGAATGTAGATGAAATACATGAGGTAATTCCAATTACAGAAGACTGTGGAGTTTGGCATCCACAAGAAGGCGTTTTTAATGGCCATTTTCAACCTACTGAAGCTCAAAAGATTAATAGGATTGGTCAATTACGTCAAGGGGTACTCAAAGTCATTGAAGATGAGAATTATAGCCCGAGTGTAGCGAGAAAATATGTTGTAGCAGATATGATAACTGGTTACGGAGTAGCAGAATCTGTAAAGCATTATTACAACATATATGGAGGAAACTTAAAAGGAAAAAGAGTCCTTGTACAAGGGTGGGGAAATGTAGGTTCCGCAGGAGCATACTACCTAGCTCAGGAAGGTGCTCAAATTGTCGGTATTATTGATCGAGTTGGAGGCTTAATTAAAGAAGATGGATTTTCTTTTGAAGAGATCAGAGATTTATTTTTAAATAAAGATGGAAATAAATTGGTAGCCGATAACATGTTGTCTTTCGAAGATGTTAATGAAAAAATTTGGGACATCAACGCTGAAATTTTTCTACCATGTGCAGCATCAAGGTTAATTACAAGAGATCAAGTAGATCGAATGATTGCTTCAGGAATGGAGGTGATTGCAGCAGGAGCTAATGTTCCTTTTGCAGATCCAGAAATTTTCTTTGGTGCTATCGCCGATTATACTGATAATCAAATTAGTGTTATCCCAGATTTTATCTCCAACTGTGGAATGGCAAGAGTATTTGCTTACCTAATGGGAAATGATTTAAAAACATTAACAGACGAAGGAATTTTTGTTGACACCTCATTAACAATTAAAAATGCATTAGAACATGCATTTGAAAAGAAAAACAGTAAAACAGGAATCGCAAAAACAGCGTTTGAAATCGCTTTAAACGAATTAATCTAA